One Myripristis murdjan chromosome 17, fMyrMur1.1, whole genome shotgun sequence DNA segment encodes these proteins:
- the LOC115375078 gene encoding transcriptional repressor p66 alpha isoform X5, protein MSEEAVRQTRSQKRALEREAPPPATEPSAADNESKKPRMDQPEPTTQTQTKAKSEPRLAHEGQTRVGSENETEQEQDQSRLPLPLVLPMASQSVKDDWERSQRQKAAEPSLDNRTDRNDRASRVRTEPVVDTRSRVRSSDPKVSSGMLAAGEVKATIKLEVQTGEQPVDMSTSRGSIKREKRPPSPDDDVIILSDNDSPSPPMNGLSHFKELDTDLLMKSSPAERERIIKQLKEELRLEEAKLVLLKKLRQSQIQKDTLQKPSSLSGSAAPPPLIRGTIAGNKGSQQILTGRSSGTVIPPPLVRGGQQVSSKHGSQIIMPPLVRGAQPISVSPQQIQALRQQQQQQQLAASGGSGPPPLLLAPRASAPGAQGQRGMVQPGLIRVGNVGNTSLLVNISQASASNLKGSSMTSQSGGSSVSVVSVNDSPASRQAAAKLALRKQLEKTLLEIPPPKPPAPEFNFLPSAANNEFIYLVGLEEVVQNLLDTIHRGKTGMALSNPIIRDPFICTQCSTDFTCRWRQDKAKGGSILCEDCMSSNQKKALKAEHTNRLKAAFVKALQQEQEIEQRILQQAASPVSHSTSSSSSSVSPSLKAEQLVSQQLKQAQARASSLHHHQHSRGQNIVHHHSTIKQSSQGQLSHGSVSSVGVRGVPHSFSSSSQLQSAVAAAALVNRPGVTMAYVNPSLSGHKTSSTVDARQREYLLDMIPSRSISQTANTWK, encoded by the exons ATGTCTGAGGAGGCTGTCCGCCAGACACGCAGCCAGAAGAGGGCGCTGGAGAGggaagctcctcctcctgccacaGAGCCCTCTGCCGctgacaatgaaagcaagaagcCTAGAATGGACCAGCCTGAACCCACAACTCAGACGCAAACTAAAGCTAAGTCTGAGCCCAGACTGGCACATGAAGGCCAGACTAGAGTTGGATCTGAAAACGAGACAGAGCAGGAGCAAGACCAGAGCCGGCTGCCGTTACCTTTAGTGTTACCCATGGCCTCCCAATCAGTGAAGGACGACTGGGAGCGGAGCCAGAGACAGAAAGCGGCCGAACCCAGCTTAGACAATCGGACTGACCGTAATGACAGGGCCAGCAGGGTGAGGACGGAGCCAGTGGTGGATACAAGGAGCCGGGTCCGATCGTCGGACCCAAAGGTGTCCAGTGGTATGCTGGCTGCAGGCGAGGTGAAGGCCACCATCAAACTGGAAGTTCAAACAGGAGAGCAACCAGTGGACATGAGCACCTCCAGAGG CAGTATAAAGAGGGAGAAGCGTCCCCCGTCCccagatgatgatgtcatcatctTATCAGATAACGACTCCCCCAGTCCGCCGATGAACGGTTTGAGCCACTTTAAGGAGCTGGACACAGACCTGCTGATG AAGAGCAGCCCAGCGGAGAGGGAGCGCATCATTAAGCAGCTGAAAGAGGagctgaggctggaggaggcCAAGCTGGTGCTGCTGAAGAAACTCAGACAGAGCCAGATCCAGAAGGACACTCTCCAGAAG CCCTCAAGTTTGTCTGGCTCTgcagcccctcctcctctgattCGGGGAACAATTGCAGGCAACAAAGGCTCTCAGCAG ATTCTGACAGGCAGGAGTTCAGGCACAGTCATCCCTCCTCCCCTGGTGCGAGGAGGGCAGCAAGTATCTTCCAAACATGGCTCCCAGATCATCATGCCACCTCTGGTCCGAGGAGCACAG CCCATCTCTGTGTCTCCACAGCAGATCCAGGCCCtccgccagcagcagcagcagcagcagctggctgCCTCTGGGGGCTCAGGACCCCCTCCTCTGCTGTTGGCCCCCAGGGCCTCAGCACCTGGGGCCCAGGGCCAGAGAGGCATGGTCCAGCCAGGCCTCATCAGAGTTGGTAATGTTGGCAATACCAGCCTGCTGGTCAATATCTCACAG GCCTCGGCATCCAACCTGAAGGGCTCCTCTATGACCTCCCAGTCAGGcggcagcagtgtgtctgtggttagTGTGAACGATTCCCCAGCCAGCCGCCAGGCCGCGGCCAAACTGGCCTTGCGTAAACAACTGGAGAAGACCCTTCTGGAGATCCCCCCACCAAAGCCTCCTGCCCCAGAGTTCAACTTCCTGCCTTCAGCAGCCAATAATGAGTTCATCTACTTAGTGGGACTGGAAGAAGTGGTACAGAATCTACTAGATACCATCCACAGAG GAAAGACAGGTATGGCATTGTCCAACCCAATTATCAGAGACCCCTTCATCTGCACCCAGTGCAGCACTGACTTCACCTGCCGCTGGAGGCAGGACAAAGCTAAGGGTGGTTCAATCCTCTGTGAGGACTGTATGTCATCCAATCAGAAAAAGGCTTTGAAAGCCGAGCACACCAATAGGCTGAAAGCTGCGTTTGTCAAAGCCCTGCAACAGGAGCAGGAAATAGAGCAGCGCATCCTCCAGCAGGCTGCTTCACCAGTCTCCCACAgcacctcctcgtcctcctcatccGTCTCGCCATCACTGAAGGCAGAACAGCTGGTGTCTCAGCAGCTGAAGCAGGCTCAGGCCAGAGCATCCTCCCTCCACCATCACCAGCACAGCAGAGGACAGAACATTGTTCATCATCACTCCACCATCAAGCAG AGCTCCCAGGGTCAACTGTCCCATGGCAGTGTTTCATCAGTGGGGGTGAGGGGTGTCCCCcactccttctcctcctcttctcagcTGCAGAGTGCAGTGGCGGCCGCAGCCTTGGTCAACCGGCCAG GAGTGACCATGGCCTATGTGAACCCCAGCCTGTCAGGTCACAAGACCTCGTCCACCGTTGACGCCCGTCAGCGGGAGTACCTCCTGGACATGATCCCCTCTCGCTCAATCTCCCAGACGGCGAACACATGGAAATAA